A stretch of the Lactuca sativa cultivar Salinas chromosome 9, Lsat_Salinas_v11, whole genome shotgun sequence genome encodes the following:
- the LOC111892851 gene encoding probable long-chain-alcohol O-fatty-acyltransferase 5: protein MAEGDTNTLIFFSTTVAALSYSYFISSKLPKGIYRLISLIPIFCLLAIVPLLFSSAFTTAVATLFITWLANFKLLLFAFDQGPLYPSKSFIRFITIASLPVKLRSDSFKLKKKSPFNLWIETLISPILISFVYKNKEKLNQHIILGIYCALVFLLVDILVFVSNAVIWAVVGVELEPPSDEPYLATSLQDFWGRRWNLMVTNILRHTVYKPVKSVFSGKEWASLPALIATFVVSGLMHELLFYYVMRVIPTWEMTSFFVLHGICVVVELLVKRALAGKFELPEIVSRLLTVGFVVVTSFWLFFPPLIDGGADVKVLQEFKLFADYLKSIVDKVMLRW from the coding sequence atggcagaAGGTGATACCAATACTTTGATCTTCTTCTCCACCACTGTTGCTGCTCTATCTTACTCTTATTTCATATCTTCAAAGCTTCCCAAAGGTATTTACAGGCTCATCTCCCTCATACCCATCTTCTGCCTTCTAGCAATTGTACCCCTCCTCTTCTCCTCCGCCTTCACCACCGCCGTTGCCACCCTCTTCATTACCTGGCTCGCCAATTTCAAGCTCCTCCTCTTTGCTTTCGATCAAGGCCCACTTTATCCCTCTAAATCCTTCATCCGCTTTATCACCATCGCTTCTCTACCAGTCAAATTGAGATCAGATTCCTTCAAACTCAAAAAGAAATCGCCGTTCAATTTATGGATAGAGACCTTAATTTCCCCCATACTGATCAGTTTTGTGtataaaaacaaagaaaaactGAATCAACATATTATATTAGGCATCTACTGTGCACTAGTTTTTCTACTGGTTGATATTCTGGTCTTTGTTTCTAACGCCGTGATATGGGCGGTGGTCGGAGTGGAGCTTGAGCCGCCATCGGACGAGCCGTACTTGGCGACATCACTGCAGGATTTTTGGGGACGGAGATGGAACCTCATGGTAACAAACATCCTGCGTCACACAGTATACAAACCCGTGAAGTCTGTGTTTTCCGGCAAGGAATGGGCTTCACTTCCGGCGTTGATCGCCACCTTCGTGGTCTCCGGTCTGATGCATGAATTACTGTTTTACTACGTGATGCGTGTGATTCCAACATGGGAAATGACGTCGTTTTTTGTGCTCCATGGTATATGTGTCGTCGTGGAACTATTGGTGAAGAGAGCGTTAGCAGGAAAATTTGAATTGCCGGAGATTGTTTCACGGCTGTTAACGGTGGGGTTTGTGGTGGTGACGAGCTTTTGGTTGTTTTTTCCGCCGTTGATCGACGGTGGTGCAGACGTGAAAGTGCTACAGGAGTTTAAACTTTTTGCCGATTATTTGAAAAGTATAGTTGATAAAGTGATGCTGCGGTGGTGA